In one Silene latifolia isolate original U9 population chromosome 10, ASM4854445v1, whole genome shotgun sequence genomic region, the following are encoded:
- the LOC141606790 gene encoding (+)-borneol dehydrogenase 2-like, translating to MAAQVNSSINDLPPNQRLLGKVAIVTGGANGIGESIVRLFHKHGAKVCLLDIADDAGKQLCDSLGDDPNIYFRHCDVTKEDDVKHAVDFTVEKFGTLDIMVNNAGMTGPPCNDIRSINLSDFDKVFDINVKGVFIGMKHAARIMIPAKKGSIISLSSVAGGIGGLGPHIYTSSKHAVVGLTKSVAAELGQHGIRVNCVSPYAVPTNLAFPHLAENERTEDVLAGFRAFSAKNANLQGVELTADDVAKSVLFLASDDARYISGDNLMVDGGFTCVNHCLKVFR from the exons ATGGCTGCTCAAGTCAATAGTAGCATTAATGATCTGCCTCCTAACCAAAG GTTACTAGGAAAAGTGGCAATCGTAACAGGTGGAGCAAACGGAATAGGAGAGAGCATTGTCCGTTTATTCCATAAGCACGGTGCAAAAGTCTGCCTACTAGATATCGCAGATGATGCTGGGAAACAACTTTGTGATTCCCTTGGTGATGATCCAAACATCTATTTCCGTCACTGTGATGTCACCAAGGAAGACGATGTCAAACACGCCGTTGACTTCACAGTGGAAAAATTCGGAACACTCGACATCATGGTTAACAATGCTGGGATGACGGGCCCGCCTTGCAATGACATCCGTAGTATCAATCTCTCAGATTTTGACAAGGTATTTGATATAAATGTAAAAGGCGTCTTTATAGGGATGAAGCATGCTGCTCGAATAATGATCCCGGCTAAAAAGGGGTCAATCATTTCTCTAAGTAGCGTGGCAGGTGGCATAGGCGGTTTAGGTCCTCATATCTATACAAGCTCGAAACACGCTGTCGTAGGACTGACGAAAAGTGTGGCAGCTGAACTAGGACAACACGGGATTCGAGTCAATTGTGTTTCTCCCTATGCTGTCCCCACAAACTTGGCCTTCCCTCATTTGGCGGAGAATGAGAGGACTGAAGACGTCCTTGCTGGGTTTCGCGCTTTCTCGGCTAAGAATGCTAATTTGCAGGGTGTGGAGTTGACGGCAGACGATGTGGCGAAGTCTGTACTGTTCTTGGCTAGTGATGATGCTAGGTATATAAGTGGGGATAATCTTATGGTTGATGGAGGGTTCACTTGTGTTAATCACTGCCTAAAAGTATTCAGATGA